The following proteins are co-located in the Micromonospora coriariae genome:
- a CDS encoding TadE/TadG family type IV pilus assembly protein yields MSRGAERGSVSIEVAVLAPAFIALMVLAGVAGRSAVAAEAIDAAAHDAARAASISRNADTARTAAREAARKQLDWHGLACANDLDLKFSGWVAGEPTSFKDAFSSSVGTDASVTVEISCLVSFKDISLNVVPGMPTDNRITVDFTSPLDRYRSRQ; encoded by the coding sequence GTGAGCCGCGGCGCCGAGCGGGGCTCGGTCTCCATCGAGGTGGCGGTGCTCGCACCCGCGTTCATCGCGCTGATGGTGCTGGCCGGCGTGGCCGGGCGTAGCGCGGTGGCGGCGGAGGCGATCGACGCCGCCGCGCACGACGCGGCCCGCGCCGCCTCGATCTCCCGGAACGCCGACACCGCGCGGACCGCGGCGCGGGAGGCCGCCCGCAAACAACTGGACTGGCACGGGCTGGCCTGCGCCAACGACCTCGATCTGAAGTTCTCCGGCTGGGTGGCCGGCGAGCCCACCAGCTTCAAGGACGCCTTCAGCAGCTCGGTCGGTACGGACGCCTCGGTGACGGTGGAGATCAGTTGCCTGGTGTCGTTCAAGGACATCTCGCTGAACGTCGTGCCCGGGATGCCGACCGACAACCGGATCACTGTGGACTTCACCTCTCCGCTGGACCGTTACCGGAGCCGGCAGTGA
- a CDS encoding pilus assembly protein TadG-related protein — protein sequence MTAFAPRRPHTGEHGRVSIFLAVAMTGVLAIVGLSFDGAGQLRTLQRADNLAAEAARAGGQAIDRATAIEGGPTRIDRPQARVAVADYLAAAGTTGHTVSFPEVAGETLVRVRVTITYRRSMLGLFGFARTVTVTGEATARHITAGP from the coding sequence GTGACCGCCTTTGCTCCCCGACGTCCGCACACCGGTGAGCACGGCCGGGTCAGCATCTTCCTGGCGGTGGCCATGACCGGCGTGCTGGCCATCGTGGGCCTCTCCTTCGACGGCGCCGGGCAGTTGCGCACCCTGCAACGCGCCGACAACCTGGCCGCCGAGGCGGCCCGGGCCGGTGGTCAGGCCATCGACCGGGCCACCGCGATCGAGGGCGGGCCGACGCGGATCGACCGGCCGCAGGCCCGCGTCGCGGTCGCCGACTACCTGGCCGCCGCCGGCACCACCGGTCACACCGTGAGCTTCCCGGAAGTCGCCGGGGAGACCCTCGTCCGGGTACGCGTCACGATCACCTACCGCCGATCGATGCTCGGGCTGTTCGGCTTCGCCCGCACGGTCACCGTCACCGGCGAGGCGACCGCACGGCACATCACCGCAGGACCGTAG
- a CDS encoding LysM peptidoglycan-binding domain-containing protein codes for MPASGRSVVRRTGRIITGLGALVVLCTLLAGAPVALLAFAGNPLPDHLPSIAEVGTTLTSRDDGRLFLRALALAGWFGWATFAFSVLVELGAQSLRRPAPKLAGMSRQQKAAAALVGSVALILAASPAAASAAAIHAGPAYAHPGTPAVAALAGPAANDEAAPVYRVARGDYLGEVAERYLDEFADYRRLAQLNRLDDPNRIRPGQLLRLPAEATDQGARSHATGRLVGRSAPKPPAPRPAPERVAPERVAPAVPGGTESAGQPPAMTVGAARVGATDRVNRPLAVSAVLAVASIVGAQIGAVLGLRRRPAAAGAASRLAAATRTPRVGGAGPAGNGMAAAGGPGLDSVPDGPQAGRHRRG; via the coding sequence ATGCCCGCATCGGGTCGGTCCGTCGTACGGCGGACCGGACGGATCATCACCGGCCTCGGCGCGCTGGTCGTGCTCTGCACGCTGCTGGCCGGCGCGCCGGTGGCACTGCTCGCCTTCGCGGGCAACCCCCTGCCGGACCACCTGCCGAGCATCGCCGAGGTGGGCACCACGCTGACCAGCCGGGACGACGGCCGGCTGTTCCTGCGGGCGTTGGCGCTGGCCGGCTGGTTCGGCTGGGCCACGTTCGCCTTCTCGGTCCTCGTCGAGCTGGGCGCCCAGAGCCTGCGCCGGCCGGCGCCGAAGCTGGCGGGGATGAGCCGCCAGCAGAAGGCCGCCGCCGCCCTGGTCGGCTCGGTGGCGCTGATCCTCGCGGCCAGCCCGGCCGCCGCCAGCGCCGCCGCGATCCATGCCGGCCCGGCGTACGCCCACCCGGGCACTCCGGCGGTCGCCGCCCTGGCCGGGCCGGCGGCGAATGACGAGGCGGCACCGGTGTACCGCGTGGCGCGGGGCGACTACCTCGGCGAGGTGGCCGAGCGTTACCTGGACGAGTTCGCCGACTACCGACGGCTGGCCCAGCTGAACCGGCTCGACGACCCGAACCGGATCCGTCCCGGCCAACTGCTCCGGCTGCCCGCCGAGGCCACCGACCAGGGCGCCCGCTCGCACGCCACCGGCCGGCTCGTCGGCCGCTCCGCACCCAAGCCGCCGGCGCCCCGGCCGGCACCCGAGCGGGTCGCGCCGGAGCGGGTGGCACCGGCGGTGCCCGGTGGTACGGAGTCCGCCGGTCAGCCGCCCGCGATGACAGTCGGCGCCGCCCGGGTCGGCGCGACCGACCGGGTCAACCGACCGCTGGCGGTCTCCGCCGTGCTGGCCGTGGCGAGCATCGTCGGCGCCCAGATCGGCGCGGTGCTCGGGCTGCGCCGCCGTCCGGCCGCCGCCGGTGCGGCCTCCCGGTTGGCCGCCGCCACCCGCACACCCCGGGTCGGCGGTGCGGGACCTGCGGGCAACGGGATGGCAGCGGCCGGCGGGCCCGGCCTGGACTCCGTGCCGGACGGACCGCAGGCCGGTCGGCACCGGCGCGGCTGA
- a CDS encoding Rieske 2Fe-2S domain-containing protein, producing the protein MRALLTRVEQDSRLDRVGDRLQRAVLGTLRPRRLRDLLHGVTLGHPLHPAMVQVPVGAWISAAVLDLMPGQRRPATVLVGLGTVSALPAAVAGLNDWAALSRDQRRVGLVHAAANTVGVTLYAGSLAARMSGRHGVGRALGFLGLSAASLGAYIGGHLAYKQGAQVNQSISELHRMSDGWHSLVEMATLPQRTLVTREVDDVSVILYRHGDEVTVMLERCPHQSGPLGEGEVQEIEGHACVVCPWHGSAFRLNGGEVVQGPSGNDQQILPTRIQDGVLQTRIP; encoded by the coding sequence GTGCGAGCGCTATTGACGAGAGTTGAGCAGGATTCAAGGCTGGACCGGGTGGGTGACCGGCTACAGCGGGCGGTCCTCGGCACGCTGCGTCCGCGGCGGCTGCGGGACCTGCTACACGGAGTGACGCTGGGGCATCCGCTGCATCCGGCAATGGTGCAGGTGCCGGTGGGCGCCTGGATCAGCGCCGCGGTGCTGGACCTGATGCCCGGGCAGCGCCGTCCCGCCACCGTGCTGGTCGGCCTGGGCACCGTCAGCGCGCTGCCGGCGGCGGTCGCCGGGCTGAACGACTGGGCGGCGCTCTCCCGGGACCAGCGCCGGGTCGGCCTGGTGCACGCCGCCGCGAACACGGTAGGCGTGACGCTCTACGCCGGTTCGCTGGCCGCACGGATGTCCGGGCGACACGGCGTCGGCCGTGCCCTCGGCTTTCTGGGGCTCTCCGCCGCGAGCCTCGGGGCGTACATCGGCGGTCACCTGGCGTACAAGCAGGGTGCGCAGGTCAACCAGAGCATCTCCGAGCTGCACCGGATGAGCGACGGCTGGCACTCACTGGTCGAGATGGCCACGCTGCCGCAGCGCACGCTTGTCACCCGGGAGGTGGACGACGTTTCGGTGATCCTCTACCGGCACGGTGACGAGGTCACCGTGATGCTGGAGCGCTGCCCGCACCAGAGCGGGCCGCTCGGCGAGGGCGAGGTGCAGGAGATCGAAGGCCACGCCTGCGTGGTCTGCCCGTGGCACGGCAGCGCCTTCCGACTGAACGGCGGCGAGGTCGTGCAGGGGCCGTCCGGCAACGACCAGCAGATCCTGCCCACCCGGATCCAGGACGGCGTGCTGCAGACCCGCATACCCTGA
- a CDS encoding crotonase/enoyl-CoA hydratase family protein gives MGVRVERAGPVTTVVLDRPAARNAVDGPTARALADAFRAFDADPDASVAVLWGAGGTFCAGADLKAIGTPSGNRVEPEGDGPMGPTRMALSKPVIAAISGYAVAGGLELALWCDLRVAESDATLGVFCRRWGVPLIDGGTVRLPRLIGESRAMDLILTGRPVPADEAYAMGLINRVVAPGQARAAAEELAAAIARHPQTCLRNDRAAVLAGAGRGEPEALAAELAYGMNSLATDAAAGAARFAAGEGRHGATPPGGVHPPAASATGQLSCG, from the coding sequence ATGGGTGTACGGGTGGAACGCGCCGGGCCGGTGACGACAGTGGTACTGGACCGACCGGCGGCCCGCAACGCCGTCGACGGGCCGACCGCGCGGGCGCTGGCCGACGCCTTTCGGGCCTTCGACGCCGACCCCGACGCGTCGGTCGCCGTGCTCTGGGGAGCCGGCGGCACGTTCTGTGCCGGCGCCGACCTGAAGGCGATCGGCACGCCGAGCGGCAACCGGGTCGAGCCGGAGGGGGACGGCCCGATGGGCCCGACCCGGATGGCGCTGAGCAAGCCGGTGATCGCGGCGATCTCCGGGTACGCGGTGGCGGGCGGGCTGGAGTTGGCACTCTGGTGCGACCTGCGGGTCGCCGAGTCCGACGCGACGCTCGGTGTGTTCTGCCGCCGCTGGGGGGTGCCGCTGATCGACGGCGGCACGGTCCGGCTGCCCCGGCTGATAGGTGAGAGTCGTGCTATGGATCTGATCCTCACCGGCCGGCCGGTGCCGGCGGACGAGGCGTACGCGATGGGTCTGATCAACCGGGTGGTGGCCCCCGGGCAGGCGCGGGCCGCGGCCGAGGAGCTGGCGGCGGCGATCGCCCGGCATCCGCAGACCTGCCTGCGCAACGACCGGGCGGCGGTGCTGGCCGGCGCGGGGCGAGGAGAGCCGGAGGCGCTGGCGGCCGAGTTGGCGTACGGGATGAACTCACTGGCCACGGACGCGGCGGCCGGCGCGGCCCGGTTCGCCGCGGGCGAGGGCCGACACGGCGCGACGCCGCCGGGAGGGGTGCACCCCCCGGCGGCGTCAGCTACCGGCCAGCTCAGTTGCGGTTGA
- a CDS encoding discoidin domain-containing protein: protein MSSNGTRRGTPPSGAPSSVPRTTRTGQRRLLAGVLAGTLLVTAPVVTPAASAAPVADPSAAAARVAMLAGLSATMTASSHNQNYVAGNANDGNADTYWESANNAFPQWIQADLGGTVSVDRVVLKLPPASAWQTRTQTLSVLGSTNGSSFTTLKASAGYTFNPASGNTATVSFTAASTRYVRVQVTGNTGWPAAQFSEVEVYGAVGSPDTQAPSVPGNLAYTQPASGQIRLTWSASTDNVGVTGYDIYANGGLRGSVNGSTLTYTDSQPDSATVSYQVRAKDAAGNQSANSNTVTRTGTGNPPVGTNLAVGKPITASGYVHTFVATNANDNNVATYWEGNGNPSTLTVQLGANASLSQIVLKLNPDAVWGPRTQNITVLGRDQGSSSFTTLVGAANYSFNPASGNTVTIPVSGAAADVRLSIASNTGAPAGQVAEFQVIGTPAPNPDLTVTGMSFTPSAPVETSTITLSATVRNAGSASSGATNVNFYLGATRVGTATVGGLAAGASTTVNANIGTRDAGSYPLSAKVDESNTVVEQDDTNNSYTNPSPLVVSAVASSDLVASAVDWSPGNPPPGSTVNFSVSIRNAGNQASASGAHGITLTVLNESGAVVRTLTGSYSGVINAGATVGPISLGTWTSANGRYTVRVVLAVDGNELPVKQTNNTSDRPLFVGRGANLGYDMYEAEDGTTGGGAGQVGPNRDIGNLGGEASGRRAVTLNSTGSYVEWTTRAATNTLVTRFSIPDAPGGGGIDSTLNIYVNGTLHKPINLTSKHIWLYGAEAGPSDSPSAGPPRHLYDEANVMLNSTIPAGSRIRLQKDPANTTTYAIDFINLELVAPRANPDPARYRVPTGFSHQDVQNALDAVRMDTTGNLIGVYLPAGTYETAQKFQVYGKPITVVGAGMWYTRFQTPTGQQNTDAGFRVESSASGSSFAHLAFFGNYTNRIDGPGKVWGELKDVDNMTLDSVWVEHTVCAYWGVSVSGLTIRNSRFRNTFADGVNLTNGSTNNLVTNTEGRSNGDDAFALFSATDQGASTGNNGNVFENLSATLTWRAAGLAVYGGYNNIFRNLYIADMLTYSGITISSLDFGYPFIGFGASPPTQFQNISLIRAGGHFWGSQTFPAIWVFSASKEFRGIRVSDVDIVDPTYTGIMFQTKYNGSQPENPITDTVFTNVSISGVRKSGDAYDAKSGFAIWANEMPEPGQGPAVGSVTFNNLRLTNNYQDIRNTTTTFTINRN, encoded by the coding sequence ATGTCCAGCAACGGCACCAGACGCGGCACGCCGCCATCCGGCGCGCCCAGTTCCGTCCCCCGAACCACCCGCACCGGCCAACGGCGGCTGCTCGCCGGAGTGCTCGCCGGAACGCTCCTCGTCACCGCCCCGGTCGTCACCCCCGCGGCCAGCGCGGCACCGGTGGCCGACCCGTCCGCGGCCGCCGCGCGGGTGGCCATGCTCGCCGGGCTCTCCGCCACCATGACCGCCAGCAGCCACAACCAGAACTACGTGGCGGGCAACGCCAACGACGGCAACGCGGACACCTACTGGGAGAGCGCCAACAACGCGTTCCCGCAGTGGATCCAGGCTGACCTCGGCGGCACGGTCAGCGTGGACCGGGTGGTGCTCAAGCTGCCGCCCGCGTCGGCCTGGCAGACCCGCACCCAGACGCTGTCGGTGCTCGGCTCCACAAACGGTTCGTCGTTCACCACCCTGAAGGCGTCCGCCGGCTACACCTTCAACCCGGCCAGCGGCAACACCGCGACCGTCAGCTTCACCGCGGCCAGCACCCGCTACGTGCGGGTGCAGGTCACCGGCAACACCGGCTGGCCGGCCGCCCAGTTCTCCGAGGTCGAGGTCTACGGCGCCGTCGGCAGCCCCGACACGCAGGCCCCCAGCGTCCCCGGCAACCTGGCGTACACCCAGCCCGCGAGCGGGCAGATCCGGCTCACCTGGTCCGCGTCCACGGACAACGTCGGGGTGACCGGGTACGACATCTACGCCAACGGCGGACTGCGCGGCAGCGTCAACGGCTCGACCCTGACGTACACCGACAGCCAGCCGGACAGCGCCACGGTCTCCTACCAGGTCCGGGCCAAGGACGCGGCGGGCAACCAGTCGGCGAACAGCAACACCGTGACCCGGACCGGCACCGGCAACCCGCCGGTCGGCACCAACCTGGCGGTCGGCAAGCCGATCACCGCCTCCGGGTACGTGCACACGTTCGTGGCCACCAATGCCAACGACAACAACGTGGCCACCTACTGGGAGGGCAACGGCAACCCGAGCACGCTGACCGTGCAGCTCGGCGCGAACGCGAGCCTCAGCCAGATCGTGCTGAAGCTGAACCCGGACGCCGTCTGGGGGCCGCGTACCCAGAACATCACTGTGCTCGGTCGCGACCAGGGCTCGTCGAGCTTCACCACACTGGTCGGCGCGGCGAACTACAGCTTCAACCCGGCCAGTGGCAACACTGTGACCATCCCGGTCTCCGGTGCGGCGGCCGACGTGCGGCTCTCGATCGCCTCGAACACCGGTGCCCCGGCCGGCCAGGTGGCCGAGTTCCAGGTCATCGGCACGCCGGCACCGAACCCGGACCTGACCGTGACCGGCATGTCGTTCACGCCGTCCGCGCCGGTCGAGACGAGCACCATCACGCTCTCGGCGACCGTACGCAACGCGGGCTCGGCGTCCTCCGGTGCCACCAACGTCAACTTCTACCTGGGCGCCACCCGGGTCGGCACCGCGACGGTCGGCGGCCTGGCTGCCGGCGCCTCGACCACGGTCAACGCCAACATCGGCACGCGCGACGCGGGCAGCTACCCGCTCAGCGCCAAGGTCGACGAGTCGAACACCGTCGTCGAGCAGGACGACACCAACAACAGCTACACCAACCCCAGCCCGCTGGTGGTCAGCGCGGTCGCCAGCTCCGACCTGGTCGCCTCCGCGGTCGACTGGTCACCCGGCAACCCGCCGCCCGGCAGCACTGTGAACTTCTCCGTGTCGATCCGCAACGCCGGCAACCAGGCGTCCGCGTCCGGTGCGCACGGCATCACCCTTACCGTGCTCAACGAATCCGGCGCCGTGGTCCGCACCCTGACCGGCTCGTACTCCGGAGTGATCAACGCCGGCGCGACGGTCGGCCCGATCAGCCTGGGCACCTGGACCTCCGCGAACGGCAGGTACACCGTCCGGGTGGTGCTCGCCGTCGACGGCAACGAGCTGCCGGTCAAGCAGACCAACAACACAAGTGACCGTCCGCTCTTCGTGGGGCGCGGCGCCAACCTCGGCTACGACATGTACGAGGCCGAGGACGGCACGACCGGCGGGGGCGCCGGGCAGGTCGGGCCCAACCGGGACATCGGCAACCTCGGTGGCGAGGCGTCCGGACGCCGGGCGGTGACCCTGAACAGCACAGGCTCGTACGTCGAGTGGACCACCCGCGCGGCGACCAACACCCTGGTCACCCGCTTCTCCATCCCCGACGCGCCGGGCGGCGGGGGCATCGACTCGACGCTGAACATCTACGTCAACGGCACCCTGCACAAGCCGATCAACCTGACCTCCAAGCACATCTGGCTGTACGGCGCGGAGGCCGGCCCGAGCGACTCGCCGAGCGCCGGCCCGCCCCGGCACCTGTACGACGAGGCGAACGTGATGCTGAACTCGACAATCCCTGCCGGCAGCAGGATCCGTTTGCAGAAGGACCCGGCCAACACCACCACGTACGCGATCGACTTCATCAACCTGGAGCTGGTCGCACCGCGCGCCAACCCGGACCCGGCCCGGTACCGGGTGCCGACCGGTTTCAGCCACCAGGACGTGCAGAACGCGCTGGACGCGGTTCGCATGGACACCACCGGCAACCTGATCGGTGTCTACCTGCCGGCCGGCACGTACGAGACCGCACAGAAGTTCCAGGTGTACGGCAAGCCGATAACCGTGGTCGGCGCGGGCATGTGGTACACCCGCTTCCAGACGCCGACCGGTCAGCAGAACACCGACGCGGGCTTCCGGGTGGAGTCCTCGGCCAGCGGGTCGTCCTTCGCGCACCTGGCCTTCTTCGGCAACTACACCAATCGGATCGACGGGCCGGGCAAGGTCTGGGGTGAGCTGAAGGACGTCGACAACATGACACTGGACAGCGTCTGGGTCGAGCACACCGTCTGCGCGTACTGGGGGGTGAGCGTCAGCGGGCTGACCATCCGCAACAGCCGCTTCCGCAACACCTTCGCCGACGGTGTGAACCTGACCAACGGCAGCACCAACAACCTGGTCACCAACACCGAGGGGCGGTCGAACGGCGATGACGCGTTCGCCCTCTTCTCGGCCACCGACCAGGGTGCGTCGACAGGCAACAACGGCAACGTGTTCGAGAACCTCTCGGCCACGCTGACCTGGCGGGCGGCCGGGCTGGCGGTCTACGGCGGCTACAACAACATCTTCCGCAACCTGTACATCGCGGACATGTTGACGTACTCGGGGATCACCATCAGCTCGCTGGACTTCGGTTACCCGTTCATCGGGTTCGGGGCCAGCCCGCCGACCCAGTTCCAGAACATCTCGCTGATCCGGGCCGGTGGGCACTTCTGGGGCTCCCAGACATTCCCCGCGATCTGGGTCTTTTCCGCCTCGAAGGAGTTCCGCGGCATCCGGGTGTCCGACGTGGACATCGTCGATCCGACGTACACCGGGATCATGTTCCAGACCAAGTACAACGGGTCGCAGCCGGAGAACCCGATCACCGACACGGTCTTCACCAACGTCTCGATCAGCGGTGTCCGCAAGAGCGGTGACGCGTACGACGCGAAGTCCGGGTTCGCGATCTGGGCCAACGAGATGCCGGAACCCGGTCAGGGTCCGGCGGTCGGCTCGGTCACCTTCAACAACCTGCGGTTGACCAACAACTACCAGGACATCCGCAACACCACGACAACCTTCACCATCAACCGCAACTGA
- a CDS encoding galactose-binding domain-containing protein: MANHTTGTPHHLRHPTRAGLAAIAATLLAATSLTAVAITGTATPASAAGLSPFDIPGRGATVPFVEHEAEKAAHNGTKIGPDRRYGRLPSEASGREAVTLDSVGEYVEFTLTAPANAVTFRHSLPDSPAGTGRDAAIDLRANGSLLKSVPVTSRYGWYYGGYPFNNNPGDTNPHHFYDETRAMFGSTYPAGAKIRLQVSSTAQSPSFTIDLADFELVGGPIDKPTGVLDVVTDFGADPSGATDSTAKFQAAVDAGKAQGRAVWIPTGTFTLWDHVVVDGVTLRGAGPWYSVLGGRHPTDRKRAAGIYGKYVPGGGYTGAVRPHEAGGPSRNVTLRDFAIIGDIRERVDDDQVNALGGAMTNSVVDNLWLENTKVGAWMDGPMDNFTIRNSRILDQTADGVNFHTGVTNSTVTNTFVRNTGDDALAMWAQSVPNVNNSFTHNTIGVTLLANHLVSYGGRDIKITDNVTADSLTNGGGIHVANRYPGVQGATGVQGTWTIARNTLIRNGNSDYNWNFGVGAIWFSALNEAFQNPTINITDTDILDSSYAALHWIEGQTNGINLNNVRIDGAGTYALQVQAPSQVSFTNVRATNIAQSNPIHNCVGGGFQITQGAGNSGWFTPTPYCGPWPDPQWGGGPSTPPTTPPPTTPPPTTPPPAGGNLALNRPATATSTNQSYTAANAVDGNAATYWESANNAFPQTVTVDLGSARSVDRVVLKLPPGWERRTQTLSVLGSTDGSSYATLAASAGRVFDPGTGNSVSIGLPAGDRRYIRLSITGNTGWPAAQLSEVEVYGGTPTTPPPTTPPPTTPPPTTPPPTGNLAAGRPVTETSHADVYAAPNVVDGNAATYWESANNAFPQSVTVDLGTARSVSRVVLKLPPASAWQTRTQTLSVLGSTNGSSFTTLKPSAGYTFNPASGNTVTVTFTATSQRYLRLTVTGNSGWPAGQLSEFEVYSS, encoded by the coding sequence ATGGCCAACCACACCACCGGCACCCCGCACCATCTCCGACACCCGACCCGGGCAGGGTTGGCCGCCATCGCCGCCACCCTGCTCGCCGCGACATCGCTGACCGCCGTCGCGATCACCGGCACCGCGACCCCGGCCTCGGCAGCCGGGCTGTCCCCCTTCGACATCCCCGGCCGGGGCGCCACCGTCCCGTTCGTCGAGCACGAGGCCGAGAAGGCCGCCCACAACGGCACGAAGATCGGCCCGGACCGGCGCTACGGCAGGCTGCCGTCCGAGGCGTCCGGCCGCGAGGCGGTCACCCTCGACTCCGTCGGCGAGTACGTCGAGTTCACCCTCACCGCCCCCGCCAACGCGGTCACCTTCCGGCACAGCCTGCCGGACAGCCCGGCCGGCACCGGCCGGGACGCCGCCATCGACCTGCGGGCCAACGGGAGCCTGCTGAAGTCGGTCCCGGTCACCTCCAGGTACGGCTGGTACTACGGCGGCTACCCGTTCAACAACAACCCGGGCGACACCAACCCGCACCACTTCTACGACGAGACCCGGGCGATGTTCGGCAGCACCTACCCGGCCGGCGCCAAGATCCGGTTGCAGGTCTCCTCGACCGCCCAGTCGCCAAGCTTCACCATCGACCTGGCCGATTTCGAGCTGGTCGGCGGGCCGATCGACAAGCCCACAGGTGTGCTCGACGTGGTCACCGACTTCGGTGCCGACCCGAGCGGCGCGACCGACTCGACCGCGAAGTTTCAGGCGGCGGTCGACGCCGGAAAGGCCCAGGGCCGGGCGGTCTGGATCCCGACCGGCACCTTCACCCTCTGGGACCACGTGGTGGTCGACGGGGTGACCCTGCGCGGCGCCGGCCCGTGGTATTCGGTACTCGGCGGCCGGCACCCCACCGACCGCAAGCGGGCCGCCGGCATCTACGGCAAGTACGTCCCCGGCGGTGGCTACACCGGCGCGGTCCGTCCGCACGAGGCCGGCGGGCCGAGCCGCAACGTGACACTGCGGGACTTCGCCATCATCGGTGACATCCGGGAACGGGTGGACGACGACCAGGTCAACGCGCTGGGCGGGGCGATGACCAACTCGGTGGTGGACAACCTCTGGCTGGAGAACACCAAGGTCGGGGCCTGGATGGACGGCCCGATGGACAACTTCACGATCCGTAACAGCCGGATCCTGGACCAGACCGCCGACGGGGTGAACTTCCACACCGGCGTGACCAACTCGACGGTCACCAACACGTTCGTCCGCAACACCGGCGACGACGCGCTCGCGATGTGGGCGCAGAGCGTGCCGAACGTCAACAACTCCTTCACGCACAACACAATCGGCGTGACCCTGCTGGCGAACCACCTGGTCAGCTACGGTGGCCGGGACATCAAGATCACCGACAACGTGACGGCCGACTCGCTGACCAACGGTGGCGGCATCCACGTCGCCAACCGCTACCCCGGCGTGCAGGGGGCCACCGGAGTCCAGGGCACCTGGACGATCGCCCGGAACACGCTGATCCGCAACGGCAACTCGGACTACAACTGGAACTTCGGCGTCGGGGCGATCTGGTTCTCCGCACTCAACGAGGCGTTCCAGAACCCCACCATCAACATCACCGACACCGACATCCTGGACAGCTCGTACGCGGCGCTGCACTGGATCGAGGGGCAGACCAACGGGATCAACCTCAACAACGTACGGATCGACGGCGCTGGCACGTACGCCCTCCAGGTGCAGGCACCCAGCCAGGTGTCGTTCACGAACGTGCGGGCCACCAACATCGCGCAGAGCAACCCGATCCACAACTGCGTGGGCGGCGGCTTCCAGATCACCCAGGGCGCCGGCAACTCCGGCTGGTTCACCCCGACCCCGTACTGCGGCCCGTGGCCCGACCCGCAGTGGGGCGGTGGACCCAGCACCCCGCCGACCACGCCGCCACCGACCACTCCGCCACCGACCACGCCACCGCCTGCCGGCGGAAACCTGGCGCTGAACCGGCCGGCGACCGCCACCAGCACCAACCAGAGCTACACCGCGGCGAACGCGGTGGACGGCAACGCGGCCACCTACTGGGAGAGCGCCAACAACGCCTTCCCGCAGACGGTGACCGTCGACCTGGGCTCGGCACGGTCGGTCGACCGGGTGGTGCTCAAGCTGCCCCCCGGGTGGGAGCGCCGTACCCAGACCCTGTCCGTGCTCGGCTCCACCGACGGGTCGTCGTACGCCACCCTGGCAGCCTCCGCCGGCCGGGTCTTCGACCCCGGCACGGGCAACAGCGTGTCGATCGGTCTGCCCGCCGGTGACCGTCGCTACATCCGGTTGAGCATCACCGGCAACACGGGCTGGCCAGCCGCGCAGCTCTCCGAGGTCGAGGTGTACGGCGGCACGCCGACGACCCCGCCGCCCACCACTCCGCCCCCGACCACACCGCCCCCGACCACACCGCCACCCACCGGCAACCTGGCGGCCGGTCGGCCGGTCACCGAGACCAGCCACGCCGACGTGTACGCCGCGCCGAACGTGGTGGACGGCAACGCGGCCACCTACTGGGAGAGCGCCAACAACGCCTTCCCGCAGTCGGTGACCGTGGACCTGGGAACCGCCCGGTCGGTGTCCCGGGTCGTGCTGAAGCTGCCGCCCGCGTCGGCCTGGCAGACCCGCACCCAGACGCTGTCGGTGCTCGGCTCCACCAACGGCTCGTCGTTCACCACCCTGAAGCCGTCCGCCGGCTACACCTTCAACCCGGCCAGCGGCAACACGGTCACGGTGACGTTCACGGCGACCAGCCAGCGGTACCTGCGGCTGACCGTCACCGGCAACAGCGGCTGGCCCGCCGGTCAGCTCAGCGAGTTCGAGGTCTACTCCAGCTAG